One Rhodococcus sp. P1Y DNA window includes the following coding sequences:
- a CDS encoding amino acid permease — MSSTTLPAPEGSPLPRDHSDLAELGYEQQLHRSLGKFASFAAGFSFVSILTTIFQLFALGFSFGGPAFFFTWPLVFLGQFMVALNFAELAARYPISGAIYQWARRMGGEIIGWFAGWFMIIAQIVTASAAAIALQVVLPSIWSGFQIVGDDPALTSSSGATNAVILGSVLLVLTTTINSIGVNWMSRINSIGVTCEIVGVIALVLVFFTHAQRGPQVVLDTGAAGAEPGYIWAWIVSGLMAAYVMVGFGSAGELAEETHNPRRVAPRTIRLALSASALGGGLMIVGALMAAPSLTDGNLATLGLPYVIDSILTSPWGTVLLIDVAIAVFICTLAIQTAASRLMFSMARDGRLPASELLSKVNSKTGTPIAPSVLIGIACVAVLAVNVGNAALFTTLTSVCIVLIYLAYMMVTVPLLFQRLKGWPRGGVQVDAEGKKLFTLGWVGIPVNIAAVLYGGLMVINLSWPRAEIFNPTGEYPILQWAAPLTVLTVIVAGIACLPRGKAHPKPVQIGA; from the coding sequence ATGAGCTCGACTACTCTGCCCGCGCCCGAGGGTTCACCGCTCCCGCGCGATCATTCCGATCTCGCGGAACTGGGATACGAACAGCAACTGCATCGTTCGCTCGGCAAGTTCGCATCGTTCGCCGCAGGCTTTTCCTTCGTCTCGATTCTCACCACCATCTTCCAACTCTTCGCCCTCGGCTTCAGCTTCGGCGGACCTGCCTTCTTCTTCACCTGGCCGCTGGTGTTTCTCGGTCAGTTCATGGTTGCGCTCAATTTCGCGGAACTCGCTGCCCGATATCCCATTTCGGGTGCCATCTATCAGTGGGCGCGACGAATGGGTGGCGAGATCATCGGATGGTTCGCCGGGTGGTTCATGATCATCGCGCAGATAGTCACCGCATCTGCCGCCGCGATCGCCCTGCAGGTGGTGCTGCCCAGCATCTGGAGTGGATTCCAGATCGTCGGGGACGATCCGGCACTCACCTCTTCCAGCGGCGCGACGAACGCGGTCATCCTAGGTTCGGTCCTGCTGGTGCTCACCACGACGATCAACTCGATCGGCGTGAACTGGATGTCGCGCATCAACTCGATCGGCGTCACGTGTGAAATCGTCGGTGTCATCGCGCTGGTTCTTGTCTTCTTCACCCACGCCCAGCGTGGACCCCAGGTCGTCCTCGACACCGGTGCCGCAGGTGCAGAGCCCGGGTACATCTGGGCGTGGATCGTCTCCGGTCTCATGGCCGCCTACGTCATGGTCGGATTCGGTTCTGCCGGTGAGCTTGCCGAAGAAACTCACAACCCCCGTCGCGTCGCCCCACGCACGATCAGGTTGGCCTTGTCCGCGTCCGCTCTCGGCGGCGGTCTGATGATCGTCGGCGCACTGATGGCAGCGCCCTCGCTCACCGACGGCAATCTCGCGACGCTAGGCCTGCCGTACGTCATCGACTCCATCCTCACCTCGCCCTGGGGAACCGTACTACTGATCGATGTCGCCATCGCCGTCTTCATCTGCACGTTGGCGATTCAGACCGCCGCCTCGAGGCTGATGTTCTCGATGGCACGCGACGGTCGACTTCCGGCCTCCGAGCTGCTGTCGAAGGTCAACTCCAAGACCGGAACACCCATCGCGCCTTCGGTTCTCATCGGAATCGCGTGTGTCGCAGTGCTCGCGGTCAACGTCGGTAACGCTGCTCTCTTCACGACGCTCACCAGCGTGTGCATCGTGCTCATCTACCTCGCCTACATGATGGTCACCGTGCCGCTGCTGTTTCAGCGCCTCAAGGGGTGGCCCCGCGGCGGCGTCCAGGTCGACGCCGAGGGGAAGAAGCTTTTCACCCTCGGTTGGGTCGGCATTCCCGTAAACATCGCGGCCGTCCTCTACGGCGGACTGATGGTGATCAACCTGTCGTGGCCGCGCGCCGAGATCTTCAATCCCACCGGTGAATATCCGATCCTTCAGTGGGCAGCACCGCTCACCGTTCTCACCGTGATCGTCGCCGGAATCGCGTGCCTCCCCCGAGGCAAGGCGCATCCCAAGCCCGTCCAGATCGGAGCGTAA
- a CDS encoding TetR/AcrR family transcriptional regulator, which yields MTTAGRPRLSTKKRPGETAREEILDAAAELFTTRGYTNTSTRMIAEAVGMRQASLYHHFATKDELLDALLSGTVDAPLEVAQAIHASASRPEVKMYALALFDAGQLSRSRWNLGALYLLPELREDRFETFRAHRYALMNRYAEIAAEMLEYVDGTLPGTEELPFRLVETVVNGRADAENDRPLAAPDYARVIAEAAVRVLGWTGSVDALHALHAEAVELLADAPVRA from the coding sequence ATGACGACCGCAGGCCGACCGAGGCTCAGCACCAAGAAGCGGCCGGGCGAGACGGCGCGCGAGGAGATTCTCGACGCTGCCGCGGAGCTGTTCACCACCCGTGGGTACACCAATACCTCCACGCGGATGATCGCCGAGGCTGTCGGGATGCGTCAGGCATCGCTCTATCACCACTTCGCGACGAAGGACGAGCTGCTCGACGCGCTCCTGAGCGGAACCGTCGACGCGCCGTTGGAGGTGGCGCAGGCGATTCACGCCTCGGCATCGCGGCCCGAAGTGAAGATGTATGCACTCGCTCTGTTCGACGCAGGACAGTTGAGTCGGTCGAGGTGGAATCTGGGCGCGCTGTATCTACTTCCCGAATTGCGTGAGGACCGGTTCGAGACGTTCCGCGCTCACCGGTATGCGCTGATGAACCGTTACGCCGAGATCGCGGCCGAGATGCTCGAATACGTCGACGGCACTCTCCCCGGCACGGAAGAGCTACCGTTCCGTCTCGTCGAAACCGTCGTCAACGGGCGTGCCGACGCGGAGAACGACCGCCCGTTAGCCGCCCCCGACTACGCCCGTGTGATCGCCGAGGCGGCGGTACGGGTGCTCGGCTGGACCGGGTCGGTCGACGCACTCCATGCGCTCCACGCCGAAGCCGTCGAACTTCTGGCTGACGCACCCGTGCGTGCGTAG